Proteins encoded within one genomic window of Sphingosinicella ginsenosidimutans:
- a CDS encoding SWIB/MDM2 domain-containing protein, producing MAQGRQSGLQRPVTPSKELAEITGSAALPRSQVVSKVWDHIKKNNLQNPQNKREIVADDKLKKIFGKDRVTMFEMNKHLSKHLS from the coding sequence ATGGCACAAGGCAGGCAGAGCGGATTGCAGCGGCCGGTCACGCCCTCGAAAGAACTCGCCGAGATCACCGGTTCGGCGGCGCTGCCGCGCAGCCAGGTGGTCAGCAAGGTCTGGGACCATATCAAGAAGAACAATCTGCAAAATCCGCAGAACAAGCGCGAGATCGTCGCCGACGACAAGCTGAAGAAGATCTTCGGCAAGGATCGCGTCACCATGTTCGAGATGAACAAGCATCTGTCGAAGCATCTCAGCTAG
- a CDS encoding LD-carboxypeptidase, with the protein MKIAVVAPSSRFSEEAAARVEAIAAERFAGVEIVFHPQCFFRHNHFAGTDEARAHALVTVANDPGFDAVWFARGGYGAGRIAEAAIAALGPAARDKAYLGYSDAGFLLAGLYRAGFPDVAHGPMPQDALRDGGEAAVERALAWLTRRDPASLEGGLEPGERHAAFNIAVLGAIVGTPLEPDLAGHVLLLEDVSEYAYRTDRALGHLTAQRGIRAVAGLRLGRVSDVPPNDPDFGESEEEIARFWCARAGIEWLGRADIGHDAANKVVPFGSL; encoded by the coding sequence ATGAAGATCGCGGTGGTCGCGCCGAGCTCCCGCTTCAGCGAGGAGGCCGCCGCACGCGTCGAGGCGATCGCGGCCGAGCGCTTTGCGGGCGTTGAGATCGTCTTCCATCCGCAATGCTTCTTCCGCCACAATCATTTCGCGGGGACCGACGAGGCGCGCGCCCACGCGCTGGTCACGGTCGCGAACGATCCGGGCTTCGACGCGGTCTGGTTCGCGCGGGGCGGCTATGGCGCGGGGCGGATCGCCGAGGCGGCGATCGCCGCGCTCGGCCCGGCGGCGCGGGACAAGGCCTATCTCGGCTATAGCGACGCCGGCTTCCTGCTCGCCGGCCTTTATCGCGCCGGCTTTCCCGATGTCGCCCACGGGCCAATGCCGCAGGATGCGCTTCGCGACGGCGGCGAGGCGGCGGTGGAGCGCGCCCTTGCCTGGCTGACGCGGCGCGATCCCGCCTCCCTCGAAGGCGGGCTTGAGCCGGGCGAGCGTCACGCGGCCTTCAATATCGCCGTTCTTGGCGCGATCGTCGGAACCCCGCTCGAGCCCGACCTCGCCGGCCATGTCCTCTTGCTCGAGGACGTCTCCGAATATGCCTATCGCACCGATCGCGCGCTTGGCCACCTGACCGCGCAGCGAGGCATCCGCGCCGTTGCCGGCCTGCGCCTCGGCCGGGTCAGCGACGTGCCGCCGAACGATCCGGACTTCGGTGAGAGCGAGGAGGAGATCGCGCGCTTCTGGTGCGCCCGGGCCGGCATCGAATGGCTCGGCCGCGCCGACATCGGCCACGATGCGGCGAACAAGGTGGTGCCGTTCGGCTCGCTCTAA
- a CDS encoding glutamate ligase domain-containing protein, with protein sequence MDAAKSYFFVGIGGSGMLPLALIVQGRGAAVAGSDRTLDQGRLAPKFEFLRQRGIDLFPQDGSGLTGADQIVVASAAVEETVPDIVRAKAIGAQRLSRPQLLADLFNGAALPIAVGGTSGKSTVTGMIGWILHSCGRDPTVMNGAVMKNFVSAQAPFASALVGNGDAFVSEVDESDGSIALYRPKIAVLNNITLDHKSLDELRRLFGDFAMKAETVVLNLDDDETRLLAAALPAQKLATYSFEDESAGLVGSDVAEEPWAISFKANGVPVRLRIPGRHNAENALAALAAARAAGITLEEAAAALAGFTGLRRRFEKVGEADGVTVIDDFGHNPDKIAATLRTLHAFPGRLLVLFQPHGYGPLKTMKDELIATFAAGLAPGDLLVLTAPVYYGGTTDRSVGSADIVAGVSERGRDAEHIPDRAEAARRLTALARPGDRIVVMGARDDTLTQLAEEMVAALG encoded by the coding sequence ATGGACGCAGCCAAATCCTATTTCTTCGTCGGCATCGGCGGCAGCGGGATGCTGCCGCTCGCGCTGATCGTGCAGGGGCGCGGCGCTGCCGTCGCCGGATCGGACCGGACGCTCGACCAGGGCCGGCTCGCGCCGAAGTTCGAGTTCCTGCGACAACGCGGAATCGATCTCTTCCCCCAAGACGGCAGCGGCCTCACCGGCGCCGACCAGATCGTCGTCGCCTCCGCCGCGGTCGAGGAGACCGTGCCCGACATCGTCCGGGCGAAGGCGATCGGCGCGCAGCGCCTGTCGCGTCCCCAATTGCTCGCGGACCTGTTCAACGGCGCGGCGCTTCCAATCGCGGTCGGCGGCACCAGCGGCAAATCGACCGTCACCGGGATGATCGGCTGGATCCTCCACAGCTGTGGGCGCGATCCCACCGTGATGAACGGCGCGGTGATGAAGAATTTCGTTTCCGCGCAGGCTCCGTTCGCAAGCGCGCTGGTCGGCAACGGCGATGCCTTCGTCAGCGAAGTGGACGAAAGCGACGGATCGATCGCGCTCTATCGCCCGAAGATCGCGGTCCTCAACAACATCACGCTCGATCACAAGAGCCTGGACGAGCTTCGCCGCCTGTTCGGCGACTTCGCGATGAAGGCGGAAACGGTCGTGCTCAATCTCGACGATGACGAGACCCGGCTGCTCGCGGCGGCGTTGCCGGCGCAGAAGCTCGCCACCTATTCGTTCGAGGACGAGAGCGCGGGCCTGGTCGGATCGGACGTCGCCGAGGAGCCCTGGGCCATTTCGTTCAAGGCCAATGGAGTCCCCGTCCGCCTTCGGATACCCGGCCGCCACAATGCCGAAAATGCGCTCGCCGCGCTCGCCGCCGCCCGCGCCGCCGGTATCACTCTGGAGGAGGCCGCGGCGGCGCTGGCCGGCTTCACCGGTCTCAGGCGCCGCTTCGAGAAGGTCGGCGAGGCGGATGGCGTCACCGTGATCGACGATTTCGGGCACAATCCAGACAAGATCGCCGCCACGTTGCGGACGCTCCACGCCTTTCCCGGGCGGCTGCTCGTCCTCTTCCAGCCGCACGGCTACGGGCCGCTGAAGACGATGAAGGACGAGCTGATCGCGACCTTCGCGGCCGGACTCGCGCCGGGCGACCTGCTCGTCCTCACCGCTCCGGTCTATTATGGGGGCACGACCGATCGAAGCGTGGGGAGCGCCGACATCGTCGCCGGCGTCAGCGAACGCGGCCGCGATGCCGAGCATATTCCCGATCGCGCTGAGGCCGCACGCCGCCTGACCGCCCTCGCCCGCCCCGGCGACCGCATCGTCGTCATGGGCGCGCGCGACGATACGCTGACCCAGCTCGCGGAGGAGATGGTGGCCGCGCTCGGCTAG
- a CDS encoding sensor histidine kinase, giving the protein MSESGDKGRHAGGRMPALGAADSLGYRRALSGFSTKADKSSANDPPVRVFFEATGLTGGMDESAHPGGAGRRLPDLGIAIKSSIAFWLVYLVLITTRAFILQFPDFWAMFGRRLFLIVIGAAITLLVYLALAPFRNSTLNVKSIAAGLLCLPASILFAACNYAVFYLYAPLGAARHDTSMDGMGWGPVEMAVRTILDTSLSWYFLYAAWAAFYVANSYARQLREADRRAGALARETQEAQLRALRYQINPHFLFNTLNSLSSLILAQKTDVAERMLMNLSTFFRATLSADPTADVPLEEEIKLQRLYLDIEQIRFPKRLHVEVDVPEPLMGAHVPILILQPVVENAVKYGVARSRKPVTVRISAYEDAGRLHIKVKDDGEAARAAGDEEDDGEGGAEAGGTGVGLRNVTERLKTRFGTRAGVMHGPDPEGGYTVHLSMPAVRDD; this is encoded by the coding sequence GTGAGCGAATCCGGGGACAAGGGCCGCCACGCGGGGGGCAGGATGCCGGCACTGGGGGCCGCCGATTCGCTCGGCTATCGCCGCGCCCTGTCCGGATTTTCGACCAAGGCGGACAAGTCTTCGGCGAATGATCCGCCCGTGCGGGTTTTTTTCGAAGCGACCGGGCTAACAGGGGGCATGGACGAAAGCGCGCATCCCGGCGGCGCCGGCCGGCGGCTGCCGGATCTCGGCATCGCGATCAAATCCAGCATCGCCTTCTGGCTTGTCTACCTGGTCCTCATCACCACGCGCGCGTTCATCCTCCAATTTCCCGATTTCTGGGCCATGTTCGGGCGGCGGCTGTTCCTGATCGTCATCGGCGCCGCGATCACCCTGCTCGTCTATCTCGCGCTCGCGCCGTTCCGGAACTCCACCCTCAACGTGAAGTCGATCGCCGCGGGCCTGTTGTGCCTGCCCGCGTCGATCCTGTTCGCGGCGTGCAACTATGCCGTCTTCTATCTCTATGCGCCGCTTGGCGCCGCGCGCCACGACACGTCCATGGACGGCATGGGCTGGGGCCCGGTCGAGATGGCGGTGCGAACCATCCTCGATACGTCGCTCAGCTGGTATTTTCTCTACGCCGCCTGGGCCGCTTTCTATGTCGCCAACAGCTATGCCCGGCAGCTGCGCGAGGCCGATCGCCGGGCGGGCGCACTTGCCCGCGAGACGCAGGAGGCGCAGCTGCGGGCGCTTCGATACCAGATCAACCCGCATTTCCTCTTCAACACCCTGAACTCGCTGTCCTCGCTGATCCTCGCGCAGAAGACCGACGTCGCCGAGCGGATGCTCATGAACCTTTCCACCTTCTTCCGTGCCACCTTGTCGGCCGATCCGACCGCCGACGTGCCCCTGGAAGAGGAGATCAAGCTCCAGCGCCTCTATCTCGATATCGAGCAGATCCGCTTTCCCAAGCGGCTCCACGTCGAAGTCGACGTGCCGGAGCCGCTGATGGGCGCTCATGTTCCGATCCTGATCCTCCAGCCCGTCGTCGAGAATGCGGTCAAATATGGCGTCGCCAGGTCCCGCAAGCCGGTGACGGTTCGGATCTCGGCTTACGAAGATGCCGGCCGGCTGCACATCAAGGTCAAGGATGATGGCGAGGCTGCCCGAGCGGCCGGAGATGAGGAGGATGACGGCGAAGGAGGCGCGGAGGCAGGCGGCACCGGGGTCGGCCTGCGCAACGTGACCGAACGCCTGAAGACCCGCTTCGGGACGCGCGCCGGCGTGATGCACGGCCCCGATCCGGAAGGCGGTTATACCGTTCACCTCTCGATGCCGGCGGTGCGCGATGACTGA
- a CDS encoding LytR/AlgR family response regulator transcription factor, whose product MTDPLNILIVDDEPLAIDRLRLLLEPMAGVAISGEAGDGETALDLAGRLSPDLVLLDIAMPGMDGIDVARALAESGADTAIVFVTAFDNFAVAAFDVAAVDYLMKPVQGDRLERALARARLHLAGERRAAVPRPPSAHVEEFWVPDLTGLVRISAADIERVTAERDYMRLHVGRRSWLIHRTIAKLEQELDPKRFIRVHRSVILRRDTIAGLSRDEAGHWCARLTDGAEQRIGRSYVEEIKRFAGR is encoded by the coding sequence ATGACTGATCCGCTCAATATCCTGATCGTCGACGACGAGCCGCTCGCGATCGATCGCCTGCGACTCCTGCTGGAGCCGATGGCGGGCGTCGCCATTTCCGGGGAGGCGGGCGACGGCGAGACCGCGCTGGATCTCGCCGGACGGCTGTCGCCCGATCTCGTCCTGCTCGATATCGCAATGCCGGGGATGGACGGGATCGACGTCGCCCGAGCGCTCGCCGAATCGGGCGCCGATACGGCGATCGTCTTCGTCACCGCGTTCGACAATTTCGCGGTGGCGGCCTTCGACGTCGCGGCGGTCGATTATCTGATGAAGCCCGTCCAGGGCGATCGGCTGGAGCGGGCGCTCGCCCGGGCGCGGCTCCACCTCGCCGGCGAGCGCCGCGCCGCCGTGCCCCGCCCGCCGAGCGCGCATGTCGAGGAATTCTGGGTGCCCGATCTCACCGGGCTGGTGCGGATCAGCGCCGCCGATATCGAACGGGTGACGGCCGAGCGGGACTATATGCGGCTCCACGTCGGGCGGCGCTCCTGGCTTATCCATCGAACCATCGCCAAGCTCGAGCAGGAGCTCGATCCGAAGCGCTTCATCCGCGTCCATCGCTCGGTGATCCTGCGTCGCGACACGATTGCCGGCCTGAGCCGCGATGAGGCAGGCCATTGGTGCGCGCGCCTCACCGACGGCGCCGAACAGCGTATCGGCCGCTCCTATGTCGAGGAGATCAAGCGCTTCGCGGGGCGCTAG
- a CDS encoding cell wall hydrolase — protein MAKGRIGEALGGRLARPGALLALALSSVSCVPMAAQSPLSVTAAPPAPAGSAPRADLPRPVPFTPVAAALHPAAAYTFEADSPIDALRARDCLAQAVYYEARSESEDGQRAVAQVVLNRVRHPAFPNSVCGVVYQGPMRVGGGCQFTFTCDGSLATAPAGEAWIRARRIADEALAGRVFAPVGLATHYHANYVYPAWAPRMIPLAAIGLHDFYRLPGPTGDARAFTVAYVGHEPMPRPAAFTPRQSAASDGLAPLFAPAAAPAPVRSIPAAVADAAPAPVSTIRPEYQNSGQWRADAPPAITGAR, from the coding sequence ATGGCCAAGGGCCGCATCGGCGAGGCATTGGGAGGCAGGCTGGCGCGCCCGGGCGCGTTGCTCGCGCTCGCCCTCTCCAGCGTGTCGTGCGTGCCGATGGCGGCGCAGTCCCCTCTCTCGGTGACGGCCGCGCCGCCGGCGCCGGCCGGGTCGGCTCCACGGGCGGATCTGCCGCGGCCAGTGCCCTTCACGCCCGTCGCCGCGGCGCTGCACCCCGCCGCCGCCTACACCTTCGAGGCCGACAGCCCGATCGATGCGCTGCGCGCCCGCGACTGCCTTGCCCAGGCGGTCTATTATGAAGCGCGCTCGGAGAGCGAGGACGGGCAGCGCGCGGTCGCGCAGGTGGTGCTGAACCGCGTCCGCCATCCGGCCTTTCCGAACAGCGTCTGCGGCGTCGTCTATCAGGGGCCGATGCGCGTCGGGGGCGGCTGCCAGTTCACCTTCACCTGCGACGGATCGCTGGCGACGGCGCCGGCGGGAGAGGCGTGGATCCGGGCGCGCCGCATCGCCGACGAGGCGCTCGCCGGCCGCGTCTTCGCTCCGGTCGGCCTCGCCACCCATTATCACGCCAATTACGTCTATCCCGCCTGGGCGCCGCGCATGATCCCGCTCGCCGCGATCGGCTTGCACGATTTCTATCGGCTGCCCGGCCCGACGGGGGACGCGCGCGCCTTCACCGTCGCCTATGTCGGCCACGAGCCGATGCCGCGCCCCGCCGCCTTCACGCCGAGGCAGAGCGCCGCCTCGGACGGACTGGCGCCGCTCTTCGCGCCCGCCGCCGCGCCCGCCCCCGTCCGATCGATCCCTGCCGCGGTCGCCGACGCCGCGCCGGCGCCGGTCTCCACGATCCGGCCCGAATATCAGAACAGCGGCCAGTGGCGCGCCGACGCGCCGCCCGCGATCACCGGGGCGCGCTAG
- a CDS encoding NAD(P)/FAD-dependent oxidoreductase has translation MHRTSALIVGGGPAGAATATVLARAGAMPVVIERSRGPHDPVCGGFLGWDAIAALGKLGLDPHSLGARPIHRLRLVAGRRIVEARLPHEAAGLSRRTLDAALLGLAEAAGASVLRGRTARAVSGNRVRLDGNEELAGDALFLATGKHELRGAERDIGDRPVSVGLRAALPGRAGLAMALDGTIELHLFDGGYCGLLLQEDGTANLCLSVARGRMSASGGPAALVRSLAREAPLLIDRIGDTLPGRWDAIAGVPYGWRAKTGEADRYRVGDQAAVIASLAGDGIAIALTSGMAAADSFLRGEADFQAGFARRAARPVRVAELLRHLAEHRFGRGPMMTLAAVPGVAATAARLTRIG, from the coding sequence GTGCATCGAACGTCGGCGCTGATCGTCGGCGGCGGGCCGGCGGGCGCGGCCACCGCGACCGTGCTCGCCCGCGCCGGCGCCATGCCGGTGGTGATCGAACGCAGCCGCGGCCCGCACGATCCGGTCTGCGGCGGCTTCCTCGGCTGGGACGCGATCGCGGCGCTCGGCAAGCTGGGCCTCGATCCGCACAGCCTCGGCGCCCGGCCGATCCACCGGCTGCGGCTGGTGGCGGGCAGGCGGATCGTCGAGGCGCGGCTGCCCCATGAAGCGGCCGGCCTGTCGCGCCGCACGCTCGATGCCGCCTTGCTCGGCCTCGCCGAGGCCGCCGGCGCATCGGTGCTGCGCGGGCGCACCGCGCGGGCGGTCTCCGGCAATCGGGTCCGGCTCGACGGCAACGAGGAGCTGGCCGGCGATGCCCTGTTCCTCGCGACCGGAAAGCACGAGTTGCGCGGCGCCGAACGCGATATCGGCGATCGGCCCGTCTCGGTCGGCCTGCGCGCCGCCCTTCCGGGCCGCGCCGGGCTGGCGATGGCGCTCGATGGCACGATCGAGCTGCATTTGTTCGATGGTGGCTATTGCGGGCTGCTGCTGCAGGAGGACGGGACGGCGAATCTCTGCCTCAGCGTCGCGCGCGGGCGGATGAGCGCGTCCGGCGGCCCGGCGGCGCTGGTCCGCTCGCTGGCGCGCGAAGCGCCGCTGCTGATCGACCGCATCGGCGATACGCTTCCCGGGAGATGGGACGCGATCGCCGGCGTGCCCTATGGCTGGCGCGCGAAGACCGGCGAAGCGGACCGTTATCGCGTCGGCGACCAGGCCGCCGTGATCGCCAGCCTTGCCGGCGACGGGATCGCGATCGCGCTGACCAGCGGGATGGCCGCCGCCGACTCGTTCCTTCGGGGCGAGGCCGATTTTCAGGCCGGCTTCGCACGCCGTGCCGCACGGCCGGTTCGCGTTGCCGAGCTGCTTCGGCACCTGGCCGAGCACAGGTTCGGGCGAGGGCCGATGATGACGCTTGCGGCGGTGCCGGGGGTTGCCGCGACAGCCGCGCGGTTGACCCGGATCGGCTAG
- a CDS encoding methyltransferase domain-containing protein: MIDLSRRIRRDEQMDDPDLDPAIYAAVLSDLARVNAWTFTHHATIAWLDEVAGTLPALRLLDVGFGQGDMLRAIAKWARRRNIAVDLVGVDLNPNSAAVARSATPPGMPIDYRTGDYRDVPGPFDFVISSLVAHHMSDGELDAFLRFMEAEAEQGWQVNDLHRLRFSYYGFGLLARVIGAHRIVREDGQTSIARSFRPDDWRAILDAAGLSEGTAKIVRRFPFRLCIERRR, translated from the coding sequence ATGATCGACCTTTCCCGGCGAATCCGCCGGGACGAGCAGATGGACGATCCGGACCTCGATCCGGCGATCTACGCGGCGGTGCTCAGCGACCTCGCCCGGGTCAACGCCTGGACCTTCACCCATCATGCGACGATCGCCTGGCTCGACGAGGTCGCCGGGACGCTGCCGGCCTTGCGCTTGCTGGATGTCGGCTTCGGCCAGGGCGACATGCTGCGCGCGATCGCGAAATGGGCGCGGCGTCGCAATATCGCGGTCGATCTCGTCGGCGTCGATCTCAATCCCAACAGCGCGGCGGTGGCGCGATCGGCGACGCCTCCGGGAATGCCGATCGACTATCGCACCGGCGACTATCGCGACGTGCCGGGGCCGTTCGATTTCGTCATTTCCAGCCTCGTCGCCCATCATATGAGCGACGGCGAGCTCGACGCCTTCCTTCGCTTCATGGAGGCGGAGGCGGAACAGGGGTGGCAGGTCAACGACCTGCACCGGCTGCGCTTTTCCTATTACGGCTTCGGCCTGCTCGCGCGGGTGATCGGCGCGCATCGGATCGTCCGCGAAGACGGGCAGACGTCGATCGCACGCTCCTTCCGCCCGGACGACTGGCGCGCGATCCTGGACGCCGCGGGGCTTTCCGAGGGCACGGCGAAAATCGTGCGCCGATTCCCCTTTCGACTGTGCATCGAACGTCGGCGCTGA
- a CDS encoding type III polyketide synthase has product MVERRAYINALAGRTPGHDVHRLFIDWAESQVEDPRMRKLFIRMADRSGIDHRWSVLAPPEGQPHDRPGGFYHAWPSTATRMRCYAEEAPKLALGAIEGLREKIALDGVTHLVVASCTGFVAPGIDQIIARALGLDNVERTAVGFMGCYAAVCALRTAFHIVRSDPDARVLTVAIELCTLHLQKTQALEQLLAMLQFSDGAAAALVTAEPRGFEMSHLFSRALEESAELIQWKIGDTGFEMTLSGEVPHRIQHALERPEVRALLHNGWAPEEIDSWAVHAGGRSILDAVEKGLELPQGALSASRDILARCGNMSSATLMFVLDELMARPGVDKGVAIAFGPGLAAEGFHFQRAQ; this is encoded by the coding sequence GTGGTCGAGCGGCGCGCCTACATCAATGCCCTCGCCGGCAGGACCCCGGGGCATGACGTCCATCGCCTCTTCATCGACTGGGCCGAGAGCCAGGTCGAGGACCCGCGGATGCGAAAGCTCTTCATTCGCATGGCGGACCGCTCGGGGATCGATCATCGCTGGTCGGTGCTGGCGCCTCCGGAGGGACAGCCACATGATCGGCCGGGCGGCTTCTATCACGCGTGGCCAAGCACTGCGACGCGGATGCGCTGCTATGCCGAGGAAGCGCCGAAGCTCGCGCTCGGGGCGATCGAGGGGCTCCGCGAGAAGATCGCGCTCGACGGGGTGACCCATCTTGTGGTGGCGAGCTGCACCGGCTTCGTCGCCCCGGGAATCGACCAGATCATCGCCCGCGCGCTCGGGCTCGACAATGTCGAGCGGACGGCGGTCGGCTTCATGGGGTGCTACGCCGCCGTCTGCGCGCTGAGGACCGCCTTCCACATCGTCCGATCCGATCCGGACGCGCGGGTGCTGACCGTCGCGATCGAATTGTGCACGCTTCATCTCCAGAAGACGCAGGCGCTCGAACAGCTCCTTGCCATGCTCCAGTTCAGCGATGGCGCGGCCGCGGCACTCGTCACCGCCGAGCCGCGCGGGTTCGAGATGAGCCACCTCTTCTCGCGCGCCCTGGAGGAATCGGCCGAGCTCATCCAGTGGAAGATCGGCGACACCGGGTTCGAGATGACATTGTCGGGCGAGGTGCCGCACCGAATCCAGCACGCGCTCGAGCGGCCCGAAGTGCGCGCTTTGCTCCACAATGGCTGGGCGCCCGAGGAGATCGACAGCTGGGCCGTCCATGCCGGCGGCCGCTCGATCCTCGATGCAGTCGAGAAGGGGCTGGAGCTGCCGCAGGGCGCGCTGTCCGCATCGCGCGATATCCTGGCGCGCTGCGGCAACATGTCGTCGGCGACGCTGATGTTCGTGCTCGACGAGCTGATGGCGCGGCCCGGCGTCGACAAGGGCGTCGCCATCGCCTTCGGACCGGGCCTGGCCGCGGAGGGCTTCCACTTCCAGAGGGCGCAATGA
- a CDS encoding N-acyl-D-amino-acid deacylase family protein has protein sequence MAFRALTIVFAALSIGAAAPAPEAADYDVLIRGGTIYDGSGGAPFAGDVAISGDRIAYVGPHAPGRARREIDARGLAVAPGFINMLSWSNESLIHDPHGQSETRQGITLEVMGEGSSMGPLNPEMKRLMVQRQGDIHYPVSWTSLGDYLEFMQRRGVTPNLASFVGAGTVRVHELGERDVDPTPEQLDRMRALVRQAMNEGALGVGSSLIYAPDNFAGTDELVALASEAARCGGMYISHMRSEGDRLIEAVDELIDISRRSGAPAEIYHLKASGRDNWGKLGDVIARVERARAQGLRITADMYTYTAGATGLDAAMPLWVQDGGLEQWVARLRDPAIRARVAREMLAPGQGWENLYHGAGADGIILSDFRNPALRRYAGKTLAEVARERGKSPEETAMDLVVEDESRVGATYFLMSEDNVRREVALPWMSFGSDAASIANEGLFLNSHPHPRTYGNFARLLGHYVRDEHVIPLREAIRRLTLFPATNLGISERGALRPGWFADVVMFDPARIDAPATYASPHQYAVGMRNVFINGVQVLRDGAHTGATPGRFVHGPGWNRCPAPAARSARLQPHEAVAA, from the coding sequence CTACGACGGCAGCGGCGGCGCGCCCTTCGCGGGCGATGTCGCGATCAGCGGCGATCGCATCGCCTATGTCGGCCCGCACGCGCCCGGCCGCGCCCGCCGCGAGATCGACGCCCGCGGTCTCGCGGTCGCGCCCGGCTTCATCAACATGCTGAGCTGGTCGAACGAATCGCTGATCCACGACCCGCACGGCCAGAGCGAGACGCGCCAGGGAATCACGCTGGAGGTGATGGGCGAGGGCAGCTCCATGGGCCCGCTCAACCCCGAGATGAAGCGGCTGATGGTCCAGCGGCAGGGGGACATCCATTATCCGGTGAGCTGGACGAGCCTCGGCGACTATCTGGAATTCATGCAGCGGCGCGGCGTCACGCCCAACCTCGCGAGCTTCGTCGGCGCGGGCACCGTGCGGGTGCACGAGCTTGGCGAGCGGGACGTCGATCCGACGCCCGAGCAGCTCGATCGGATGCGCGCGCTGGTGCGCCAGGCGATGAACGAGGGCGCGCTCGGCGTCGGCAGCTCGCTCATCTACGCGCCGGACAATTTCGCCGGCACCGACGAGCTGGTCGCGCTGGCGAGCGAGGCGGCGCGGTGCGGCGGCATGTATATCAGCCATATGCGGTCCGAGGGCGACCGCCTGATCGAGGCGGTCGACGAGCTGATCGACATTTCCCGCCGATCCGGCGCGCCGGCGGAAATCTATCACCTCAAGGCGTCCGGCCGCGACAATTGGGGCAAGCTCGGCGACGTGATCGCCCGGGTCGAACGCGCGCGGGCGCAGGGCCTTCGCATCACCGCCGACATGTACACCTATACCGCCGGGGCGACCGGGCTTGATGCCGCGATGCCGCTCTGGGTGCAGGACGGCGGGCTGGAGCAATGGGTCGCGCGTCTGCGCGATCCCGCGATCCGCGCCCGCGTCGCGCGGGAGATGCTGGCGCCGGGCCAGGGCTGGGAAAACCTCTATCATGGTGCAGGGGCCGACGGGATCATCCTCAGCGACTTCCGCAATCCCGCGCTCCGCCGCTATGCCGGCAAGACGCTGGCGGAGGTGGCGCGGGAGCGTGGCAAGAGTCCGGAGGAAACCGCGATGGACCTCGTGGTCGAGGACGAGAGCCGGGTCGGCGCGACCTATTTCCTGATGAGCGAGGACAATGTCCGGCGGGAAGTGGCGCTGCCATGGATGAGCTTCGGATCGGATGCGGCGAGCATCGCCAATGAGGGCCTGTTCCTGAACAGCCATCCGCATCCGCGCACCTACGGCAATTTCGCGCGGCTGCTCGGCCATTATGTGCGCGACGAGCATGTGATCCCGCTGCGCGAGGCGATCCGCCGGCTGACGCTGTTCCCGGCGACCAATCTCGGCATTTCCGAACGCGGGGCCTTGCGGCCGGGCTGGTTCGCCGACGTGGTGATGTTCGATCCCGCGCGGATCGATGCGCCGGCGACCTATGCGAGCCCGCACCAATATGCCGTGGGGATGCGAAACGTCTTCATCAACGGGGTCCAGGTGCTTCGCGACGGCGCGCATACCGGCGCGACGCCGGGGCGGTTCGTTCATGGGCCCGGCTGGAATCGCTGCCCGGCACCCGCCGCCCGGTCCGCGCGTTTGCAGCCTCACGAAGCCGTGGCCGCCTGA